A window of the Campylobacter massiliensis genome harbors these coding sequences:
- a CDS encoding YceI family protein, which yields MKKIISGALATSLLAASAFAFSVDGNPSVKFVGYKLANKTAVEGTFKDLGFKSAENANFADFLKTFEFNIDPKNIDTKLPDRDKRVGMIFDGNAITAKIVSVSGDEKAGEAEVEVSVKGNSKSYKTQYTVEDGKLKAKIGIDLLADLKLNETFEKYAASAKPFHGGKSYPDVEISLEAKIK from the coding sequence ATGAAAAAAATCATTTCAGGTGCGCTAGCCACGTCATTGCTGGCTGCTTCGGCATTTGCTTTTAGTGTAGATGGCAACCCTAGCGTCAAATTCGTTGGTTATAAGTTAGCTAACAAAACAGCCGTCGAGGGTACGTTTAAAGATCTTGGCTTTAAAAGCGCGGAAAACGCAAATTTTGCCGATTTTCTAAAAACCTTTGAGTTTAACATCGATCCTAAAAATATCGATACAAAGTTGCCCGATCGCGACAAACGTGTCGGTATGATCTTTGACGGCAACGCAATAACAGCTAAAATCGTATCCGTAAGCGGCGACGAAAAAGCGGGCGAAGCTGAAGTCGAAGTTAGCGTAAAAGGAAACTCAAAGTCTTACAAAACGCAGTATACGGTGGAAGATGGTAAACTAAAGGCTAAAATCGGCATTGACTTGTTGGCTGATTTGAAACTCAATGAGACATTTGAAAAATACGCGGCTTCAGCCAAGCCTTTTCATGGTGGCAAAAGCTATCCGGATGTAGAAATCTCACTCGAAGCTAAAATAAAATAA
- a CDS encoding molybdate transport repressor → MTTKENKKGAVSALFLAVALFAAGCAGYFYYGIGGTGVFTMVVAVICAVFCVKKIFQVSFLSIDDDGFLVQKGGKNAKFYFKDIEEIGVRMVDAKRKIDVLNVRFKRGKLDRDAADGLMQPIGDDDAVIYDKYELSKHEVFKILKQKFEALNAQKSENKKK, encoded by the coding sequence ATGACGACGAAAGAAAATAAAAAAGGGGCGGTAAGCGCGCTATTTTTGGCGGTTGCGCTGTTTGCGGCGGGGTGTGCGGGATATTTTTATTACGGCATAGGCGGGACGGGCGTTTTTACGATGGTCGTTGCCGTGATCTGCGCCGTTTTTTGCGTGAAAAAGATATTTCAGGTTAGCTTTCTAAGCATCGATGACGACGGGTTTTTGGTGCAAAAAGGCGGCAAGAACGCCAAATTTTACTTTAAAGATATCGAAGAGATCGGCGTTCGTATGGTCGACGCCAAGCGCAAAATCGACGTTTTAAACGTGAGGTTTAAAAGAGGCAAACTAGACCGCGACGCGGCTGATGGCCTCATGCAGCCTATCGGCGACGATGACGCCGTGATATACGACAAATACGAGCTATCCAAGCACGAGGTTTTTAAAATTTTAAAGCAGAAATTTGAGGCGTTAAACGCGCAAAAAAGCGAAAATAAGAAAAAGTAA
- a CDS encoding multidrug effflux MFS transporter, with the protein MLSALMACTSLSTDVYLPAMPTMERQLHGDAELTITGFLIGFAIAQLVWGPISDRIGRKIPLFIGMALFAIGSVGCAMSDNMASVVFWRVFQAVGACVGPMLSRAKIVKCSDLFGSSQAAQMLSTLVIIMAIAPIVGTLPGGAILEFGSWHGIFWLMALASAIMFAMIFSLPETLPSQKRSTKPIVSSFRNYLRLLQDAKFMRYTLSVTFFYVAVYAFITGFVYIDYFGIPSKYYGFLFGINIVGVMALSFVNKKLVKRYALNRLLIVSTLVAALATGVLFAFAFFKTGGVLGVIIPMFFVFSMNGIIASCSNAAALDSVPQEMKGSAAALIGSLQYGSGILLLFTVFCAMLAAFSAGTPWTMSWIIALFVWLSALAAYFNK; encoded by the coding sequence GTGCTAAGCGCGCTCATGGCTTGTACATCGCTATCTACGGACGTATATCTACCTGCTATGCCTACGATGGAGCGGCAGCTGCACGGCGATGCGGAGCTCACGATAACGGGCTTTTTGATCGGCTTTGCTATAGCGCAGCTCGTATGGGGGCCTATCAGCGATAGGATCGGGCGTAAAATCCCGCTTTTTATCGGTATGGCGCTCTTTGCGATCGGATCAGTAGGATGCGCGATGTCGGACAATATGGCTAGCGTAGTGTTCTGGCGCGTGTTTCAGGCCGTGGGCGCGTGCGTAGGACCGATGTTAAGCCGGGCCAAAATCGTAAAATGCAGCGATCTTTTCGGTAGCTCGCAGGCCGCACAGATGCTCTCTACGCTGGTTATCATCATGGCGATAGCGCCGATAGTGGGTACGTTACCGGGCGGCGCGATACTGGAGTTTGGCTCTTGGCACGGGATATTTTGGCTGATGGCGCTAGCTAGCGCGATTATGTTTGCGATGATTTTTTCTCTGCCGGAGACCTTGCCGTCGCAAAAGCGCTCCACAAAGCCCATCGTATCGTCTTTTAGGAACTATCTAAGATTATTACAAGATGCCAAATTTATGCGCTACACTCTTAGCGTGACGTTTTTCTACGTAGCCGTCTATGCCTTTATCACGGGCTTTGTCTATATCGATTATTTCGGCATTCCTAGCAAATACTACGGATTTTTATTCGGCATAAACATCGTGGGCGTCATGGCGCTAAGTTTCGTAAATAAAAAGCTGGTAAAGCGCTATGCGCTAAACCGCCTGCTCATAGTCTCCACGCTCGTTGCCGCGCTTGCTACCGGCGTGCTATTTGCGTTTGCGTTTTTCAAAACGGGCGGAGTTCTTGGCGTGATAATCCCGATGTTTTTCGTTTTTAGCATGAACGGCATCATCGCTTCTTGCTCCAATGCCGCCGCTCTTGATAGCGTGCCGCAGGAGATGAAAGGCTCGGCCGCTGCGCTCATAGGCTCGTTGCAATACGGCAGCGGCATCCTTTTACTTTTTACCGTTTTTTGTGCGATGCTTGCGGCGTTTTCCGCGGGTACGCCGTGGACGATGTCTTGGATAATAGCTCTGTTTGTTTGGCTAAGCGCGCTCGCGGCGTATTTTAATAAATAA
- a CDS encoding saccharopine dehydrogenase family protein, which produces MSNILIIGAGGVSQVATVKCAMNSDVFSKITLASRTKSKCDAIAKFIKDRLGVVIDTAQIDADDTDAVVALIKKTGAELLLNVALPYQDLTLMDACSRTGIPYIDTANYEHPDTAKFEYKLQWAKDGEFKAANTMALLGSGFDPGVTNVFCAYAQQNLFDEIHEIDILDCNAGDHGYPFATNFNPEINLREVSAKGRYWERGEWKETEPMQIMFKWDYPKVGVKDSYLLYHEELESLVKNIKGLKRIRFFMTFGQSYLTHMKCLENVGMLRIDEVEHNGVKIIPIQFLKTLLPDPASLGPRTKGKTNIGCVIRGLKDGKERQVYIYNVCDHEACYAETGAQAVSYTTGVPAMIGSMMVAKGIWSGKGVFNMENFDAKPFMDELNKQGLPWEIIEMKPGERYEVR; this is translated from the coding sequence ATGTCAAATATCTTAATCATAGGCGCGGGCGGCGTGAGCCAAGTCGCGACCGTAAAATGTGCGATGAACTCGGACGTTTTTAGCAAGATCACCCTTGCTAGCCGCACGAAAAGCAAATGCGACGCGATCGCTAAATTTATCAAAGACCGCTTGGGTGTCGTTATCGACACCGCCCAGATCGACGCGGACGACACCGATGCTGTAGTCGCGCTCATCAAAAAAACGGGCGCCGAGCTACTACTAAACGTCGCGTTACCGTACCAGGACCTAACCCTCATGGACGCGTGCTCTCGCACCGGCATCCCATACATCGACACCGCAAACTACGAGCACCCCGACACCGCGAAATTTGAATACAAGCTGCAGTGGGCAAAGGACGGCGAGTTTAAAGCCGCAAACACGATGGCGCTGCTGGGAAGCGGCTTTGATCCGGGTGTGACGAACGTATTTTGCGCCTACGCACAGCAAAATCTCTTTGACGAGATCCATGAGATCGATATCTTAGACTGCAACGCGGGCGATCACGGATATCCGTTTGCGACGAATTTCAACCCAGAGATAAATTTACGTGAAGTGAGTGCAAAAGGCCGCTACTGGGAGCGCGGCGAGTGGAAAGAGACCGAGCCGATGCAGATAATGTTCAAATGGGACTACCCGAAAGTCGGCGTCAAAGATAGCTACCTGCTCTACCACGAGGAGCTAGAAAGCCTTGTTAAAAACATCAAAGGGCTGAAGAGAATCCGCTTTTTCATGACATTCGGACAGAGCTACCTAACCCACATGAAATGTCTAGAAAACGTCGGCATGCTACGCATCGACGAGGTCGAGCATAACGGCGTAAAAATAATTCCGATTCAATTTTTAAAGACCCTACTGCCTGATCCTGCGTCGCTCGGCCCTCGCACGAAAGGCAAAACCAATATCGGTTGCGTGATACGCGGTCTAAAAGACGGCAAAGAGCGCCAGGTCTATATCTATAACGTCTGCGACCACGAGGCTTGCTACGCCGAGACGGGCGCGCAGGCGGTGAGCTACACGACGGGCGTGCCTGCGATGATCGGCTCGATGATGGTGGCAAAAGGCATTTGGAGCGGGAAAGGCGTCTTTAATATGGAAAATTTCGACGCCAAGCCTTTTATGGATGAGCTAAATAAGCAGGGCTTGCCGTGGGAGATAATCGAAATGAAGCCTGGCGAGAGGTATGAAGTAAGATAG
- a CDS encoding tetratricopeptide repeat protein codes for MRQILIFLLPIWLFGMSCEEAIELSAEEFIKPDRNATATALASERAAQICLAEYGEEHENTIIALNNSGSFFMFAGEPQKALAAYERSLKILQKGLGKEHKALAKSYHGVAIAQSALGRYDEAIANFGAAIRCYELGGKKMQKDLMSCCAGFGDTLYKMGDFNGAYVKHAVAFRIYEEVFGADSVNLLRAKYYALMAGDLAGLGNKTEALQNYEKALKVADKILEKRNDKHAKSLKAEVEAKIKEL; via the coding sequence ATGCGTCAAATTTTAATTTTTCTGCTTCCGATTTGGCTGTTTGGGATGAGCTGCGAGGAGGCGATAGAGCTTAGCGCCGAAGAGTTTATTAAGCCCGACCGCAACGCCACGGCTACTGCGCTAGCGAGTGAAAGGGCGGCGCAAATTTGCCTGGCTGAGTACGGCGAAGAGCATGAGAACACGATCATAGCATTAAACAACTCGGGCAGCTTTTTTATGTTTGCAGGCGAGCCGCAAAAGGCGCTCGCAGCTTATGAGCGCTCGCTAAAAATTTTACAAAAAGGGCTCGGCAAAGAGCACAAAGCGCTAGCAAAGTCCTATCACGGCGTAGCTATCGCACAGTCGGCATTGGGGAGATACGATGAAGCGATAGCGAATTTCGGCGCGGCGATCAGATGCTACGAGCTTGGCGGCAAGAAGATGCAAAAAGACCTGATGAGTTGCTGCGCGGGGTTTGGCGATACGCTCTATAAAATGGGCGATTTTAACGGCGCATACGTAAAACACGCCGTCGCGTTTAGAATTTACGAAGAGGTTTTCGGCGCTGATAGCGTAAATTTGCTGCGAGCCAAGTACTATGCGCTGATGGCGGGCGATCTGGCGGGACTCGGCAATAAAACGGAGGCTCTGCAAAACTACGAAAAAGCCCTTAAAGTCGCGGATAAAATTTTAGAAAAACGTAACGATAAACATGCAAAAAGCCTAAAAGCAGAGGTGGAAGCAAAGATAAAAGAGTTGTAA
- a CDS encoding BaiN/RdsA family NAD(P)/FAD-dependent oxidoreductase, which yields MAKICKIYDVLIIGAGAAGLFLAANLRGKSVAILEKNATPGKKILASGGGRCNVTNRRIDASNYLGDANFVKNIIKNLDFKDVLNFFGELKFNEQKQSQFFCESGAKDVLGVLLKRARQSGAQIFCGVCVKGARKISTDENGKILDASLTEETKFDSENLQNFTSKQTEIFEVLAENEDKFYAKNLVVASGGLSYKSLGASDIGYEIAQSFGIKVVPPAPALVGFTVQKDEFWFKNLSGVCFPARIRVGCAGKDAANREPKMPREFEGDILFTHKGISGPAVLNASLFWQKGLIAINFCPNFSIENAQKSKKQLSTILPLPRRFTLEFLRAAGLSDKPYGEYKADETAKISRLFAYEFAPAGTFGFERAEVTKGGVDTDALDANCGRGDTRGLYFIGEVLNVTGMLGGYNLHFAFACAANVAKRLNAE from the coding sequence ATGGCTAAAATTTGCAAAATTTACGACGTTTTGATAATCGGAGCGGGCGCAGCAGGGCTATTTTTGGCGGCGAATTTACGCGGTAAAAGCGTCGCCATACTCGAAAAAAACGCAACTCCCGGCAAGAAAATCCTAGCTAGCGGCGGAGGCAGGTGTAACGTCACAAACCGCCGCATAGACGCGTCAAACTACCTCGGCGACGCAAATTTCGTCAAAAATATCATAAAAAATCTAGACTTCAAAGACGTTTTAAATTTTTTCGGCGAGCTAAAATTTAACGAGCAGAAACAAAGCCAATTTTTCTGCGAAAGCGGCGCAAAAGACGTTTTGGGCGTGCTTTTAAAACGCGCTAGACAAAGCGGAGCGCAAATATTTTGCGGCGTTTGCGTAAAGGGTGCGAGGAAAATTTCGACAGATGAAAACGGTAAAATTTTGGATGCCTCTCTTACCGAAGAGACAAAATTTGATAGCGAAAATTTGCAGAATTTTACATCCAAGCAGACTGAAATTTTTGAAGTGCTCGCCGAAAACGAAGATAAATTTTACGCCAAAAACCTCGTCGTAGCTAGCGGCGGACTGAGCTACAAAAGCCTAGGCGCAAGCGATATCGGCTACGAAATAGCGCAAAGCTTCGGCATCAAAGTCGTCCCGCCCGCGCCCGCGCTCGTAGGATTTACCGTGCAAAAAGACGAGTTTTGGTTTAAAAATCTAAGCGGAGTTTGCTTCCCAGCCCGCATCCGCGTAGGTTGCGCAGGCAAAGACGCCGCAAACCGCGAGCCAAAAATGCCGCGAGAATTCGAGGGCGACATACTTTTCACGCACAAAGGCATAAGCGGCCCGGCCGTACTAAACGCTTCTCTTTTTTGGCAAAAGGGCTTAATCGCCATAAATTTTTGCCCGAATTTTAGCATCGAAAACGCGCAAAAAAGCAAAAAACAGCTCAGCACTATCCTGCCGCTACCTAGGCGATTTACGCTCGAGTTTTTACGCGCGGCGGGGCTTAGCGACAAGCCTTACGGCGAGTACAAGGCGGACGAGACGGCGAAAATCTCGCGGCTCTTTGCTTACGAATTTGCGCCTGCTGGGACGTTTGGCTTCGAGCGAGCCGAAGTCACAAAAGGCGGCGTAGACACGGACGCGCTAGACGCAAACTGCGGCCGTGGCGACACTCGCGGGCTTTATTTCATCGGCGAAGTCTTAAACGTAACGGGGATGCTCGGCGGATACAATCTGCATTTTGCTTTCGCTTGCGCGGCAAATGTAGCAAAGCGATTAAACGCCGAGTAG